One Anguilla rostrata isolate EN2019 chromosome 15, ASM1855537v3, whole genome shotgun sequence genomic window, taCTTTTACTGTTACCTTTGTTTCATTGAATGGCATCAGTGTCATTTATAACGATATAAACTTAATAAATAGACGTCATTATGATAATCTAATGTAAAATAATCACGTCCAGGCTTGAATTTGAACATTTACCCTTCATTTTGGGTTGACATAAATCCTCTAGATTTGTTTTGCACAAGCCGTTTGGAAAGATAATTTTGCTGAACATACATTTACAGAGAAGGCATTTACCAGATGCTGCTGTCCAAACAGCTTACACAGTTTACATTAgttaaatgcaatccatttatactgctgaaATTTAGTGAAGCAGTTCAGCTTGGGCATCCTGCCTAAGGTTACAATAGTAATGTCCAACCTGAAAATTGAACCTATAACGTAGatgttgcaagcccagttcacCAATATATGTTGATACACTGCAATAATCTATTTCAGGTCCTGCTTGTCACTTGAAATTATTAGTTAGTCAAAATTAAGTAGAAATGTCGATTCCATTCCCAGcctaaataaaaatatcctGAGAGGCGCAGTTTGTAAAAGGGCTGGGCTTGGTGATCAGTAGGCATGTTCAGTTGACAGCCACAGTTTGTGATTCTAAATTTAGGAGGGTTAAATGAATAACCCATAACATCAAACTCAGGCATATTCCGAACTGTCATtgaaatattgtgtgtgtgtgtgttttcctccaCTGCAGTTGAAATAACAACGGTGGAGACCCAACGCATCATCAGAGATATTGTCTTCTTGGTGGACGGGTCTGACTACGTTGGAGAGGCCGGTTTCGCTCATGTGCGTGACTTCATCTCCCGCATAGTGGACCGGCTGGACGTGCGCCCAGGCAGGGTGCAGATTGCTCTGATGCAGTTTGCAAGGGAACAGCGCACAGAGTTCTACCTGAGTACTTACAACAACAAGAAGGATGTTCTGGATGCCGTGGCTCGGATCAGGCCAATGGGAGGTGATGTTATTTACACAGGGGCAGCCCTAGAGTTTGCCTTGGAAAACCTCTTTCAGCCATCAGCTGGGTCCAGGAGAAGACAAGGGGTCCCGCAGGCAGTAGTTCTCATCACTGGAGGCCCACCTCAAGATGAAGTCAAACGGGTTGCCGATAAGGTAGCAGTGGAGGGAGTTCTGACCTACACAGTTGGTGCTGGCCAGGTGGATGAAAATATCTTGAAAACTGTTGCCTTTGTGCCCACCTTGGCTTATTATGTGAGCAGATTCGATGACCTGACAAGTGTTGTTGAAAACATCATGACACCTTTAATCACAGTGGTGGGAGACACAGACACTATTATCACCGAAGGTGAGCTcataatattgtattttatgtttagtTCTGTTCTACTTATATATTGATTTGGGATTTTACTTGGCAGTTTCACTGTAGGGATAATctgtttaaaatatgcatatgatGAACTACTGGATAAAGTTTTATGGatcaaaatgtatgttttccttTGCAGTAGAAACTACTGAAGGCAAGAGGGATGTGGCATTTCTCATTGATGGCTCTGATGCTGTCGGAAGTGATTTCCAGTACATCAAGGACTTCATTCTGAATGTTATCGAACCTCTCAACGTTGGAATTGATAATGTGCGGGTTGCTGTGGTTCAGCACAGTGAGAGGCCCTCACCCAGTTTTTACCTGGACACTTACAAAACCAAAGAGGATGTGTCTTTGGCCATCAACACCATGAGACTGGCTGGCGGTCGAACTCTGAACACAGGGGAAGCTCTGAAATTCATGAAGGACACGGTCTTTTCTGCAGAACGGGGCAGCAGAGCAGCTCAGAATGTTCCCCAGTTCCTGATTGTTCTGACTGCAGGAAAATCAAGGGACAATGTGAGAGGACCTGCTGGGGCACTGAAGACAGAAGGAGTCTTGCCCTTCGGAGTGGGGGTGAGGGATGCAGACCAGAGTCAGATTGCAGCAATCTCCCACAATCCTTCCTTTGCATTCACGGTGAAGGAATTCAGCCAGCTTAACAGGGTTCAGAAGCAACTGGGGAGTTTCGTCACCCTTTCCGAAGAGAACTTGAAGACGGTGATAGAGCAAGGTAAGCTGAATTTTATTCTGAGTGCTGCGAGATGGTCTGTTTTacaaaattttgttttgcaatgttTGTTGCTGCTGGGTTGACAAAGCActgttttcacctttaaatgtCCTCTATTCAATTTTGCCTCAGTTCATGTGGAGGATGTAAGaaaagacattgtttttttgctgGATGGGTCTGATGGCACTAAAAATGGATTCCCAGCAATGCAAGACTTTGTTCAAAGAGTAGTGGAGAAATTGAATGTGGGACAGAACAAAGACAGAGTCTCTGTGGTCCAGTACAGCAGAGATCCAGAGGCTCATTTCTATCTGAACACGTACTCGACAATGGAAGAAACCCTTGAGACCGTAAGAAACTTGAGGCACAAAGGAGGGAGAACCCTCAACACTGGGGCAGCTCTCCAGTATGTTAGGCACAACATCTTTACTGCTTCTTCTGGGAGCAGACGACTGGAAGGTGTTCCTCAGATACTGATATTTTTGACTAGTGGAAAATCTAGGGATGAGGTTCGGGGGCCAGCATTAGCTCTTAAAGACCTTGAAGTTATGCCGTTTAGCATTGGAGTGGGCAGTGCTGATTGGCAAGAGCTTGAAATGATTTCCTTCAAACCCAGATTTACCTACCAGGTTTCAGGGTTTTCCGACCTGTCCTCAATACAAAACCAGATTGTTGCCACAATTAAGAGCTTTTCAAAAGATACAGATGAAACTGAAAGCCCAGGAATTCCAAGAGTAGTAGGTAAGAACATGAGCATGGGTTTTAAACATTGGGTAGtggaaaaagaaatataatgtaCCTGTCAATTTTGAGAATGATGTTGAAATTAAAGTTTAGTCCAACGGTAAGCTAGCAAAACCATTCTACCTTTTAGTTGTATCTGTTGATTGCATTGGATCTATAAACTTCAAATCCTTACATACTCCACACATAATTCCAAGTAAAGAATACTGAAACCATATATATTCTGTGCTATTATTTCACAATTTACGAACATATGCCCATTCAATTCTTTATTTCATGTTGGCTGCTATCCTGCCATGGATGTTTCCTCCTCAGGAAACCATGACTATGTTCTCCATACAGATCTTCTTTCTGATACACCACCATTCTTGTTTGTCTTATTTCCTCTTTAAAATTAGTGTCTTTTCTTCTGAAAAGATGAGATGCTGACAAAGCTCTTGGAGTTCTTTTTCATACAGATGTAATGCCTGCTTTTCAAATACAGTTAATCTTTTCTGCAACTTTCCATCTTTTCTGCACCTATAATTACAtgactgaaaaatgtttcagacattttgaaatgaaaaataaagggTCTTTCTGCCAGCTGTTATTTAACACATGATTTCAGTAATTGATTTCTGTACTATTTGAATAAAGCATAAAGCATTTTCCATGTTTCTGTGCAATGTAGAGAAATGCTTTGTAATAAGGAGTAGAGTAGAAATATGAACATGGGCATTGCAATGGGAGATTCCACTTTGGCATTCCATCTTTTTTCTTAATCTTTTGTATAGGTATAGTTTTAAGTCCTTCTTGCATTATATTGTCCTGATTAATGATCTCTACtaccattttctgttttctttttcttcataaatcCTAGTTGATACAGGAGACATCAAAAGGGATGTTGTGTTTCTGCTTGATGGTTCTGATGACTCCAGGAATGGATTGCCTGCTATCCGAGAATTCATTCGAAGGATGGCTGAAGACCTTGACATTGATGGGGACAATGTTCGAGTTGCCGTTGTACAGTACAGCCATGATGCTTCAGCTTACTTTTACTTAATGACTCATAAAACCAAGAAGGATGTTGTGTATGCAGTGAGAAGCCTAAGACACAAAGGAGGAAGACCCCGTAACACTGGGGCAGCGCTCCAGTTTGTTAGGGACAATGTCTTTACTGCTTCTGCTGGGAGCAGACATCTGCAAGGTGTTCctcagattttatttgtattgacGACCGGAGGGTCAAGTGATGACGTCACGGGTCCTGCTGTGGATCTGAAAGGCCTTGGAGTCCTATCTTTTGGCATTGGGTtgaaaaatgcagaagaaaATGAGCTCCAGAGTATTTCCTACACTTCCAGGTTTCTTTTCAATCTGCCTGCCTTTGGTGAACTCATGTCCATTCAACCAGAAATCCTTTCCTTTATCAAATCAAAAATGGAAGTTGAGCCTCCAACTATAGTTGGTAAGAAAAACCATAATTTTGCAGTCCGTGAACAgcaatacacattttattatctTATCATTTTTCCTTTCAACTATTGATCTCCACTGGTTTGAATACTTATGAAACTGCTTTATCATTGGAAGAAAAGAAGCAATTGATCAGTTTCATCAATTTCAAACAATCTACGCTCTCTAGAGACCAGCTTTTATGCTTTTATGTGGGTATCTTGTCTATATCCACAGTCTTGATCAAGTAAACAAAATGTGGATATGCAGGTTTATCATTTTGTTTACATCTGACGCACTTCCCTTTCCATGTTCTCCCCCTGAGAACTTCACAAGTTGCCTTTCGGATAAACTGTCCGGAAAACTGTCTGCTTGTGAGCGGCAGAATCCTTCATTGCACTTTGCTCTACCTTGAGCCAATGATTTTCATATCATTGCCTGGCTGCTCTCAATATAAACACTTCTGATCCGGTAGAAGACTGGTCTTATttatttcctctctttcctgctcCTTTTAATCACTGGACAaggaaaatatttccaattacACTGTATTATACAGTTTCCCATAGAACCTGAAATAACATCAGTTTTATTGAACactgtatttaacattattattcTCTCCTGTTTCATTTTCCATAACTGATTTGTCTGATTTTCTCTTGCATGTCttgcaaaatataatttaattaagaCTAACATCATGAACGTTGAATGGTGTTATGTGATATAAGCTAGATCAATTccatgattttttccccctcctagGAACAGTGATTGTATATGCAgagtaaatgaattatttcattattatagtTTATGGGTTATACACTAAATGATTCCTGCTTATGTAATTTTTCCATGATCTTTGTTATAATTGAATAggttgtttgttgtgttttagtTGAACTAGATGCAGCAATGAGAGACATTGTGTTTCTGCTGGATGGGTCTGATGGTACTAGAAATGGATTCCCAGCAATGCGAGACTTTGTTCAAAGAGTAGTGGAGAAACTGAATGTGGAGGAGAACAAAGACAGAGTTTCTGTGGTCCAGTACAGCAGAGATCCAGAGGCTCATTTCtatctgaacacacactcaacaaAGGGAGATGTCATCAATAGTATAAGAAACCTGAAACACAAAGGAGGAAGGCCCCTCAACACTGGGGCAGCTCTCCAGTTTGTTAAGGACAACGTGTTTACCGCTTCTGCTGGGAGCAGACGCCTGGAAGGTGTTCCTCAGCTACTGATTTTGCTGAGTGGCGGGAGGTCTCACGATGTGGTTAGCATCCCTGCATCAGCTCTGAAGGAGGATGGCATTGTGCCACTCACTATTGGGACAAGAGATGCAGATATAATTGAGCTACAGGTGATCGCACACACTCCCAGCTATGCCTTGTCTGTCCCTGGATTTGATGATCTTCAGAGTGTTGATCAGCATCTCTTATCGTTTGTTAAAAGTGTGCCTCGTCTGCCGAGACCACAACCAACAACTGTTGTAGGTAAGAACGAATGTTTGGTGGTAACAAGATTtccaaatttgaaatgtatttgcatcACTTTCTATAATATTTGACTTGAAAACTGAACTGGGGTATTCTGTAAAAGCATGCATTACTGTACTTTTGACCTACATGAAATGTGAGTTCACTGATCTTTTATTTACATCATTACTGTAGTAAATGTCTGAGTTACACGCCACAACGTATGTACATAACATTTGCACCTGCACATCCATTTTAGTATATGAGTTTCTTACATGCTTGGAAAATTCTATACAATATCTAAAGAGCATTTGACCTGACTAATCTATACTGTACTCTCTAGTCAAAACAGACACAACACAAAGGGATATTGTGTTTTTACTGGATGGTTCTGATGAAACTCAGAATGGATTTCAGTCAATACGAGACTTTGTTCAAAATGTAGTGGAAAAACTTTTCTTAGAGGAAGACAAAGACAGAGTGTCTGTGGTCCAGTTCAGTAGAGACCCAGAGGCTCATTTCTATCTGAACACATACTCAACAAAGGGCGATGTCACCAATAGCATAAGAAACCTGAGACACAAAGGAGGAAGGCCCCTCAACACTGGGGCAGCTCTCCAGTTTGTTAAGGACAATGTGCTTACTGCTTCTGCTGGGAGCAGACGTCTGGAAGGTGTTCCTCAGCTACTGATTCTGCTGACGGGAGGAAGGTCCAGTGATGATGTCCACGGTGCTGTTACAATGTTAAAGGAGTTTGGAGTCATTCTATTGGTGGTTGGTGTGAAAAAAGCAGACACTCTTGAGCTTCAAATGATTTCTCACAAGCCCAGCTACTCTTTTTCAATTCCAAATTTCTATGATCTTCCAAGTGTCCAACAGCAAGTTGTTTCAGCAATAACAAAAGTCACAAAACTCACCTCCACTGATTTGCCATCAGTGATAGGtaaggacaaaaaacatttgcatctAAGAGCATACATCTGACAATTAATCATTGAAAGATTGAAGTTGGTTTTTTCTAAATAATAGCTGATGTCAATAAAACTGTTATTGATAGAAGATCCTTCtggtacattacatttacatctttttttaatggcattattttgttgtgtataATTGTatgaaagaaagggaaaacagtgttttgtatttgatttgaaCCCCAAGTGGAGATCAAATGGAATGATAGCTGTGCACCAGAAAGCAATGATCAAAGAGATTGTACTAAATGAAGAACAATGGCACAACGATACAACAGTTTGTATCTTCAAGTTCTGACAagggaaattaaatattaacaacTGCACTACAAAGTAGTTTGCCAGCCATTCAGTGTGCTGCATTTGTGGAAACATGAATTCAATTTTGCTTTATATAAGTTTTTCTAAATGCTGCATTATACCACTTTCAAACATCCACTCATACGTTTGCTTCctatgaattttaatttaatacaaaGGAATAGAGCTCTGCATCCTGACCCAAACCCGATGGGGCCCAAAGACATGCTATGACTGGGCCTGTATTGGGCCTATTTTTAGATCTGTGACGTCAGATCAGATTGGTTACGGCCCACTGCCAACCCGGAAGTTCACAAACAGTATCGTAGCCACATTTCTGCCAGCTGTTAACAACAATTGACAACACTTGCATAAAGTTTTAAGTTTCTGCTGTATACCATTATGCTCAACTAGCAAATTATAACAGCTGTATTTGACAGTAGAGTAGCGACTAACTTAAAGAGGCAATTCAcccaaaatattttgtattcgAAAAACTAAACAGCaatgtctctttccaaatataatggcGCAGCTACTCATGAACATCCAGACCTTGCTGTGCATGGATTCATCGAAAACGACTTTCTACCAAAGTACGCCAACTTCTGTACATCCATTCAAAGTCTAAACCAAAGCCTGTCAATATTCTGGGGTGCAATGTCACCGTTGTTTTAAATCATTGTTTCAACATTGTTTAAGTGCAAAATATCGAATATGGCTGTTTTAATTTTCTAGTTGAGCATAAGGGTACAATACAAACACTAGAAGCTTTGGCTTTGTGCCATTATTGTCAATCATTGTTAACAGCCGGCAGAAGTGTTGCTCCCCCTGTTCTGTGAGCGTAAACACCTTCACTAGCAGCTTTCCTGCGGTAAGCACTACATTATCTGCTGTATGGTGTTGCTGGGTTGTTATTTCAGTAATTGGATTCTATCGGGTTTGAGCTTAAAATTTGGCTAGTTTGGCTCGGGCTATACAGATGTTGGGCTTAGGTGGACTTGGACATTATTTCTAGCCTAGAGGTGTCGACCTCTAATACTGCAAAGTATGTTTACCATGACACTACCTAAGTGAGAATACTGAACATTGAACGAGGAGAGTcatgattatatttatttgaatatgatGACAGTCACATAACAAAATCAAATGCATTGACAAATACttgttgtaaatgtttatgctTGCAGCAGATGATGGGAAAAGAGACATTGTGTTTTTACTTGATGGCTCGGATGACTCAAGAACCCAATTCCCTGTAATTCTCAACTTTGTCCAAAGAACTGTGGAAAAATTTGATGTGGAGAACAGATTTTCTGTGGTCCAGTACAGTAATAATCCTGAAGCTAACTTCTATCTAAACACATTCTCTACAAAAGAAGACATTCTTGATGCTGTACGTGGCCTGAGACACAAAGGAGGAAGACCCCTCAACACTGGGGCAGCTCTCCAGTTTGTTAAGGACAACGTGTTCACTGCTTCTGCTGGGAGCAGAGGTTTGGAAGGAGTTCCTcagattttaattgttttgagtGGTAAAAGATCAAGAGATGACATTAGAGGTCCAGCAACAGCTTTAAAGGAATCTGGAGTTGTTCCATTCAGCATTGGTACTGCAAATGCTGACACTCTTGAGATACAAACACTGTCCCATGATCCAAAATATGCTCTATCTATTACTGATTTTAAGGATCTCCCCACTATGCAAGAGCAGTTTTTTGCTTTGGTTAAAGAGGTATCTCATCGTAAATCAGCAATAAGATTGAAAGATTTCGGtaagaataatattttctgCTGTATAAGTAACAATCTAACTGCATTTACTAATAACTGAAATTTAGGTTTTCATCAGTCATTGTAAAATGTATGAATTGTCTATCTAGACTATTTGTGGATTCTCTGTTTGGGGATTGAAATATTCAAAGTCTCATTAACATACTGAGgttcttttgttttaaacaaactgCTGGCTATAATGTGACTAAGCTTTAACCCAATGCTGAATGGTTTTTCCAGTGGATGCACTTATACTTTCTTCATCGTATTTCAGAATCCAAATCTATAAAACGAGATATTGTGTTCCTTCTTGATGGATCTGATGATACAAGAAATGGCTTTGAAG contains:
- the LOC135240823 gene encoding collagen alpha-3(VI) chain isoform X2; the protein is MAEDLDIDGDNVRVAVVQYSHDASAYFYLMTHKTKKDVVYAVRSLRHKGGRPRNTGAALQFVRDNVFTASAGSRHLQGVPQILFVLTTGGSSDDVTGPAVDLKGLGVLSFGIGLKNAEENELQSISYTSRFLFNLPAFGELMSIQPEILSFIKSKMEVEPPTIVVELDAAMRDIVFLLDGSDGTRNGFPAMRDFVQRVVEKLNVEENKDRVSVVQYSRDPEAHFYLNTHSTKGDVINSIRNLKHKGGRPLNTGAALQFVKDNVFTASAGSRRLEGVPQLLILLSGGRSHDVVSIPASALKEDGIVPLTIGTRDADIIELQVIAHTPSYALSVPGFDDLQSVDQHLLSFVKSVPRLPRPQPTTVVVKTDTTQRDIVFLLDGSDETQNGFQSIRDFVQNVVEKLFLEEDKDRVSVVQFSRDPEAHFYLNTYSTKGDVTNSIRNLRHKGGRPLNTGAALQFVKDNVLTASAGSRRLEGVPQLLILLTGGRSSDDVHGAVTMLKEFGVILLVVGVKKADTLELQMISHKPSYSFSIPNFYDLPSVQQQVVSAITKVTKLTSTDLPSVIADDGKRDIVFLLDGSDDSRTQFPVILNFVQRTVEKFDVENRFSVVQYSNNPEANFYLNTFSTKEDILDAVRGLRHKGGRPLNTGAALQFVKDNVFTASAGSRGLEGVPQILIVLSGKRSRDDIRGPATALKESGVVPFSIGTANADTLEIQTLSHDPKYALSITDFKDLPTMQEQFFALVKEVSHRKSAIRLKDFESKSIKRDIVFLLDGSDDTRNGFEGVRRFIQRLVEKLSMEDNRDQVALVQYSKEATANFYLNSYSTKADVLNSVKSIRHKGGRPLNTGAALQFVKNNVFNTSTGSRRPEPVRQILVVFSGGRSSDDIRGPAQALKNSEIKTFGIGTKNADTLELQTISFTPSHTFSVSDFENLESVQDKIISAMSGAQEILPEMTDFSGKNVVV
- the LOC135240823 gene encoding collagen alpha-3(VI) chain isoform X1, which codes for MQDFVQRVVEKLNVGQNKDRVSVVQYSRDPEAHFYLNTYSTMEETLETVRNLRHKGGRTLNTGAALQYVRHNIFTASSGSRRLEGVPQILIFLTSGKSRDEVRGPALALKDLEVMPFSIGVGSADWQELEMISFKPRFTYQVSGFSDLSSIQNQIVATIKSFSKDTDETESPGIPRVVVELDAAMRDIVFLLDGSDGTRNGFPAMRDFVQRVVEKLNVEENKDRVSVVQYSRDPEAHFYLNTHSTKGDVINSIRNLKHKGGRPLNTGAALQFVKDNVFTASAGSRRLEGVPQLLILLSGGRSHDVVSIPASALKEDGIVPLTIGTRDADIIELQVIAHTPSYALSVPGFDDLQSVDQHLLSFVKSVPRLPRPQPTTVVVKTDTTQRDIVFLLDGSDETQNGFQSIRDFVQNVVEKLFLEEDKDRVSVVQFSRDPEAHFYLNTYSTKGDVTNSIRNLRHKGGRPLNTGAALQFVKDNVLTASAGSRRLEGVPQLLILLTGGRSSDDVHGAVTMLKEFGVILLVVGVKKADTLELQMISHKPSYSFSIPNFYDLPSVQQQVVSAITKVTKLTSTDLPSVIADDGKRDIVFLLDGSDDSRTQFPVILNFVQRTVEKFDVENRFSVVQYSNNPEANFYLNTFSTKEDILDAVRGLRHKGGRPLNTGAALQFVKDNVFTASAGSRGLEGVPQILIVLSGKRSRDDIRGPATALKESGVVPFSIGTANADTLEIQTLSHDPKYALSITDFKDLPTMQEQFFALVKEVSHRKSAIRLKDFESKSIKRDIVFLLDGSDDTRNGFEGVRRFIQRLVEKLSMEDNRDQVALVQYSKEATANFYLNSYSTKADVLNSVKSIRHKGGRPLNTGAALQFVKNNVFNTSTGSRRPEPVRQILVVFSGGRSSDDIRGPAQALKNSEIKTFGIGTKNADTLELQTISFTPSHTFSVSDFENLESVQDKIISAMSGAQEILPEMTDFSGKNVVV